A genome region from Thermococcus onnurineus NA1 includes the following:
- the hcp gene encoding hydroxylamine reductase: MKLSGGVGMLCNQCSMSLSGGCTVRGVCGKDPDLNSLQEALLYGIKGTAAYYYHALEVGYDNPEIGHFLAEALYSTLTNVNFDKNRFLGLILENGRIHLEAMKLLDRAYVETFGRPEPVEVPTGTADGHGILVTGHSYKALYELLRQIEEMGLQDEIKVYTHAEMFPAHAYPELRKFKSLYGNWGGSWLYQRKEFAEFPGVILGTSNCVQQPTKAYADRIFTVGIAGLEGVPHIEDYNFEPLIKRALETPKMEKIEGGKLLTGFHHTNVLAMKDKLIELIQEGRIRHIFVVGGCDTPHKGMRYYERLTELIPEDAIILSAACGKFRYNARNYGTIDGIPRFLDFGQCNNVYSIIEIAVALASELGTDVNSLPVSIVLSWMEQKAIAILYSLLYLGIKGIYIGPKPPEFLTPAVFEILRKQFDLRLIGDPEKDLKDMLNRGIKIEEGAALVEELD, translated from the coding sequence ATGAAGTTGTCTGGAGGTGTTGGGATGCTCTGCAACCAGTGTTCGATGAGCCTAAGTGGTGGCTGTACCGTTAGGGGCGTGTGCGGAAAAGATCCGGACTTGAACTCCCTTCAGGAAGCGCTGCTCTATGGAATAAAGGGCACCGCCGCCTACTACTACCACGCGCTCGAGGTTGGCTACGACAATCCAGAGATTGGCCACTTCCTTGCCGAGGCCCTATACTCTACCCTGACGAACGTCAACTTCGACAAAAACCGCTTCCTTGGACTCATTCTTGAGAACGGAAGGATTCACCTAGAGGCCATGAAGCTCCTAGACAGAGCCTATGTGGAGACCTTCGGCAGGCCGGAGCCGGTAGAGGTCCCCACTGGAACTGCTGACGGGCATGGTATATTAGTCACCGGCCACAGCTATAAGGCACTCTACGAGCTCCTGAGGCAGATAGAGGAGATGGGACTGCAAGATGAAATTAAGGTGTACACCCACGCAGAAATGTTTCCCGCTCATGCATATCCAGAGCTGAGGAAGTTCAAGTCGCTCTACGGCAACTGGGGTGGCTCGTGGCTCTATCAGAGGAAGGAGTTCGCGGAGTTTCCAGGGGTCATACTGGGTACGAGCAACTGTGTGCAGCAGCCGACAAAGGCCTACGCGGACAGAATATTCACAGTTGGAATAGCCGGCCTTGAGGGAGTTCCTCACATCGAGGACTACAACTTCGAGCCGCTTATCAAGCGCGCCCTTGAAACACCGAAGATGGAGAAGATAGAGGGAGGAAAGCTCCTCACGGGTTTCCACCACACCAACGTGCTGGCAATGAAGGACAAGCTGATAGAGCTGATCCAGGAGGGCAGGATAAGGCACATATTCGTGGTTGGCGGCTGTGACACGCCACACAAGGGCATGAGGTACTACGAGAGGCTCACCGAGCTGATTCCGGAAGATGCCATAATACTCTCCGCCGCCTGCGGTAAGTTCCGCTACAACGCAAGGAACTACGGCACCATCGACGGAATCCCGCGCTTCCTCGACTTCGGCCAGTGCAACAACGTCTACTCCATAATCGAGATAGCCGTGGCCCTGGCGAGCGAGCTTGGAACGGACGTGAATTCGCTCCCGGTCAGCATAGTTCTCAGCTGGATGGAGCAGAAGGCGATAGCCATCCTCTACTCCCTGCTCTACCTCGGAATAAAGGGTATCTACATCGGTCCAAAACCGCCGGAGTTCCTTACCCCGGCTGTCTTCGAAATCCTGAGGAAGCAGTTTGACCTTAGGCTTATCGGAGACCCAGAAAAGGATCTAAAGGATATGCTCAACAGAGGGATAAAGATTGAAGAAGGGGCGGCTCTGGTAGAAGAGCTCGATTAA
- a CDS encoding DUF1858 domain-containing protein, with translation MDEIIEDTNVAKLLRAYPQSLEILVKYGFSPLQNPAMRKTLARTVTLRQAKKLLGMSDEKFEKMMEELKKLEKRD, from the coding sequence TTGGATGAGATAATAGAAGACACCAACGTGGCCAAGCTCCTCAGGGCATATCCTCAATCCCTTGAGATACTCGTCAAGTATGGCTTCTCTCCGCTCCAGAACCCGGCAATGAGGAAAACCTTAGCCCGGACGGTGACCCTTAGGCAAGCCAAAAAGCTTCTCGGTATGAGCGACGAGAAATTCGAGAAGATGATGGAAGAACTTAAAAAACTGGAGAAGAGAGATTAA
- a CDS encoding DUF438 domain-containing protein, with product MTELLNNREYKKEQLKNLLKKIHEGEDVNKLKAEFKAALSSISPLEIPLIEQELVKEGISAKEIAKMCDIHVELFREAVSGTDELEEKDLPEGHPLRTLYEENKEIMKDAEMLNLYASTLVNTKDERMRKEILGVLEEIVGNLRKVGFTHYNREEMLTFPYIERRGLTAIATVLWTKHDEIRFMIKRLAELLAGREEMSWEEFVEKFKAKASETSFALSDMVFRENNIYYPTLKALLTEGEWKAIRQQEDEIGYYKVNPPMWDPGENVKPLHPWEIDPELSVEQLLELPKEVQQALKGQPLEFDKAELKREGDIDLGTGYVNVEELKAIFEALPVDVTFIDKDDRVRFFSPGERIFVRTPSVLGRPVQLCHPPKSVHIVNKILKAFKEGRKKEATFWIRMGPKYVYIKYVPLFDENGNYLGTLEMTMDIAEYKKIDGEKRLLDWRD from the coding sequence ATGACCGAGTTACTGAACAACAGGGAGTATAAGAAGGAGCAGCTCAAGAATCTGCTCAAAAAGATACACGAGGGAGAAGATGTAAACAAGCTGAAGGCCGAGTTTAAGGCAGCCTTAAGTAGCATCTCCCCCCTTGAAATCCCGCTCATCGAGCAGGAGCTGGTGAAGGAAGGCATCTCCGCCAAGGAGATAGCCAAGATGTGCGACATCCATGTCGAGCTCTTCCGCGAGGCAGTTTCGGGTACTGACGAGCTCGAAGAGAAGGATCTTCCAGAGGGACATCCGCTCAGGACTCTCTACGAGGAGAACAAGGAGATAATGAAGGACGCCGAAATGCTTAACCTTTACGCCTCGACACTGGTCAACACCAAGGACGAGCGCATGAGGAAAGAAATCCTCGGCGTTCTGGAGGAGATAGTGGGCAACCTCAGGAAGGTCGGTTTCACGCACTACAATCGCGAGGAGATGCTTACGTTCCCGTACATCGAGAGAAGGGGTCTAACTGCAATAGCCACTGTCCTCTGGACAAAGCACGACGAGATAAGATTCATGATTAAGCGCCTTGCTGAACTTCTAGCGGGAAGAGAAGAGATGTCTTGGGAGGAATTCGTGGAGAAGTTCAAGGCCAAGGCAAGTGAGACCTCATTCGCCCTTAGTGACATGGTCTTCCGGGAGAACAACATTTACTATCCGACCCTCAAAGCCCTCCTCACGGAGGGAGAGTGGAAGGCCATCCGCCAGCAGGAAGACGAGATTGGCTATTACAAGGTGAACCCTCCCATGTGGGATCCCGGTGAGAATGTAAAGCCGCTTCACCCATGGGAGATTGATCCCGAGCTGAGCGTTGAACAGCTCCTTGAGCTTCCAAAGGAAGTTCAACAGGCCCTGAAGGGTCAACCTCTGGAGTTTGACAAAGCTGAACTCAAACGTGAGGGCGACATAGACCTTGGAACCGGCTACGTTAACGTCGAGGAACTCAAGGCAATATTCGAGGCCCTTCCGGTTGATGTGACCTTCATAGACAAGGACGACCGCGTGAGGTTCTTCTCACCGGGCGAGAGGATATTCGTTAGGACCCCTTCCGTGCTCGGAAGACCTGTCCAGCTCTGCCATCCGCCCAAGAGCGTCCACATCGTGAACAAAATCCTCAAGGCCTTCAAAGAGGGCAGGAAGAAAGAGGCCACCTTCTGGATACGAATGGGGCCGAAGTATGTTTACATCAAATACGTGCCGCTGTTCGATGAGAACGGCAACTACCTCGGGACGCTGGAGATGACTATGGACATAGCAGAGTATAAAAAGATTGATGGCGAAAAGAGACTGCTTGACTGGAGGGATTGA
- a CDS encoding cupin domain-containing protein encodes MIVVNVENAEMMENPHGVDVRKLVAMEKAQIFHITLKPGEALKRHATPVDAFIYVIKGKGIVEVGDERAEVKKGSLVYLPKDVPHTVSNSGSLEMAFLVIKVV; translated from the coding sequence ATGATTGTTGTCAATGTTGAAAATGCTGAGATGATGGAGAACCCACATGGTGTCGATGTCAGAAAGCTAGTCGCGATGGAGAAGGCTCAGATATTCCACATCACACTGAAGCCGGGTGAGGCTCTCAAAAGGCATGCAACGCCAGTGGATGCCTTTATCTACGTCATCAAAGGAAAGGGCATTGTGGAAGTTGGCGACGAGAGGGCGGAGGTTAAGAAAGGAAGCCTTGTATACCTGCCGAAGGACGTTCCCCACACGGTTTCTAACTCTGGGAGCCTAGAGATGGCGTTCCTTGTTATTAAGGTGGTGTGA
- a CDS encoding M24 family metallopeptidase, with product MRGNPEIFRRRVERFQKLLRENEIDGAVIRTLSSFIYFTGTKWLRPSLFIPAEGEPLVYVVKGEAELFKRKSWIENVVEFQKVEDLMAGVVSWIHRNGMERVGLEFGIERDAYLIFLKIFERLNPTVEIVDILDLTMGLRMIKDEWELDNIRKAGKIAQKGMKVSEDVIKPGMSELEIAAEVMRELMLNGSEDPKVYVSTTPRAHAEPFRDLKVPENGVVTVVIGADWNHYYANMARTFVIGDPGESVKKAIEVKEEAYKLALEETRIGVPLASVEKKLANFFKERGFDDAYIAGYTHGVGLLIEEPPITTIVVPQRAAKVQENMVLTIIHPPLMIPQGTIKHEDTYIVKKNGLERVT from the coding sequence ATTAGAGGAAACCCGGAGATATTCAGAAGGCGTGTGGAGAGGTTCCAGAAACTGCTCCGGGAGAACGAGATAGATGGTGCTGTCATAAGGACACTCTCCAGCTTCATCTACTTCACCGGCACCAAATGGCTCCGTCCGAGCCTCTTCATCCCTGCCGAGGGCGAACCATTAGTTTACGTTGTCAAGGGAGAGGCGGAGCTTTTCAAAAGAAAGAGCTGGATAGAAAATGTCGTCGAGTTCCAGAAGGTCGAGGACCTTATGGCTGGTGTTGTGAGCTGGATACATCGCAACGGCATGGAGCGTGTCGGTCTTGAGTTCGGCATTGAAAGGGACGCATATCTCATATTCCTCAAGATATTCGAGCGTCTCAATCCAACGGTTGAGATAGTGGATATCCTTGATCTCACGATGGGCCTCAGGATGATAAAGGATGAATGGGAGCTCGACAATATCAGGAAAGCTGGAAAGATAGCCCAGAAGGGTATGAAGGTTTCAGAGGATGTTATAAAGCCTGGCATGAGCGAGCTCGAGATAGCGGCCGAGGTTATGCGCGAGCTCATGCTCAACGGCTCTGAGGATCCAAAGGTCTACGTTTCAACGACACCGAGGGCACATGCCGAACCCTTCCGCGACCTCAAGGTTCCCGAGAACGGGGTTGTTACCGTCGTTATAGGTGCCGACTGGAACCACTACTATGCCAATATGGCGAGGACTTTCGTGATTGGAGACCCTGGTGAGAGTGTAAAGAAGGCAATCGAGGTCAAGGAAGAGGCCTACAAGCTGGCGCTTGAAGAGACTCGGATTGGTGTCCCTTTAGCTTCCGTGGAGAAGAAGCTTGCGAATTTCTTTAAGGAGCGGGGCTTCGATGATGCTTACATAGCTGGCTACACCCACGGAGTCGGTCTGTTAATCGAGGAACCGCCGATAACGACCATCGTCGTCCCACAGAGGGCCGCGAAGGTACAAGAGAATATGGTTCTCACAATAATCCACCCGCCGCTCATGATTCCACAGGGCACTATAAAGCACGAGGACACTTACATAGTAAAGAAAAACGGTCTTGAGAGGGTCACCTAA
- a CDS encoding Lrp/AsnC family transcriptional regulator: protein MRENEHLDELDRMILHILQEDGRASYSEIARRLRVPESTVRLRVKKLLERGIIRKFAALINPFKAGYNIVAFIAVDIEPNKIKQAAEELSKLPEVDVLGIATGAHDILMQVTVKDLQELESFLIEKLGKIEGIRSTETSILTSVRKWGYARVF from the coding sequence ATGCGGGAGAATGAACACCTTGACGAACTCGATAGGATGATACTCCACATCCTCCAGGAGGACGGGAGGGCGAGCTACTCGGAGATAGCGAGGAGGCTCAGAGTACCTGAGTCGACGGTAAGGCTCCGCGTGAAGAAGCTCTTGGAAAGGGGAATCATAAGAAAGTTCGCGGCACTGATAAACCCATTCAAGGCGGGCTATAACATAGTGGCATTCATAGCCGTTGACATCGAGCCAAACAAAATAAAGCAAGCAGCGGAAGAGCTAAGCAAGCTGCCTGAAGTTGATGTTCTCGGCATAGCCACAGGAGCGCACGACATACTCATGCAGGTAACGGTGAAGGATTTGCAGGAGCTGGAGAGCTTTCTAATAGAAAAGCTGGGAAAGATCGAGGGAATAAGGAGCACGGAAACATCAATCCTGACGAGCGTCCGGAAGTGGGGCTACGCAAGGGTGTTTTAG
- a CDS encoding leucine/methionine racemase has translation MERDEIIMRYSRVFPKAARVTYAPIVGVRAENAKVWDIEGREYIDFLSNAAVQNVGHNNPRVVNAVKEQADRLIHFTFIYGFPVEPLLLAEKLAEISPIENPKISFGLSGSDANDGAIKFARAYTGRRHILSYLRSYYGATYGAMSVTGLELEVRSIAGELSEVHYIPYPNCYRCPFGKEPRTCHMECVEYLKEKFEGEVYAEGTAALFAEPIQGDAGMVVPPEGYFKKIKRILDEHGILLVVDEVQSGLGRTGKWFAIEHFGVTPDIITLAKPLGGGLPISAIIGRAEIMDSLPPLGHTFTLSGNPVASRAALAVIEEIEEKDLLRRAKKLGKYTKKRLEKMKEEHELIGDVRGLGLMLGVDLVKDRDTKERAYEEARKVVWRAYELGLVLAFLQGNVLRIQPPLTIEEDVLEEGLNRLEQAIADVEEGKVPDDVLSKVQGW, from the coding sequence ATGGAGAGGGATGAAATAATCATGAGGTATTCAAGGGTATTTCCCAAGGCAGCGCGCGTTACCTACGCCCCTATAGTCGGAGTGAGGGCTGAAAACGCCAAAGTGTGGGACATCGAGGGGAGGGAATACATAGACTTCCTGAGCAACGCTGCTGTCCAGAACGTCGGCCACAACAACCCGCGCGTCGTGAATGCCGTTAAAGAGCAGGCCGATAGGCTGATTCACTTCACCTTCATCTACGGCTTTCCAGTCGAGCCCCTGCTCTTGGCAGAAAAGCTCGCCGAGATTTCCCCCATAGAGAATCCTAAAATCTCCTTTGGTCTCAGCGGAAGCGATGCCAACGATGGGGCAATAAAGTTCGCGAGGGCCTACACTGGGAGACGTCACATCCTCAGCTACCTAAGGAGCTATTATGGGGCAACGTATGGGGCGATGAGTGTCACCGGTTTGGAACTTGAGGTCCGCTCCATCGCAGGAGAGCTAAGTGAAGTTCACTACATTCCTTACCCAAACTGCTACCGCTGTCCCTTTGGCAAGGAGCCGAGGACCTGCCACATGGAGTGTGTTGAGTATCTGAAAGAGAAGTTTGAGGGAGAGGTTTACGCAGAGGGAACGGCTGCACTCTTTGCCGAGCCCATACAAGGCGACGCCGGGATGGTAGTGCCGCCGGAGGGCTACTTCAAAAAAATCAAGCGCATCCTCGATGAGCACGGCATTCTCCTCGTGGTGGACGAGGTGCAGAGCGGACTGGGTAGGACTGGAAAGTGGTTCGCGATAGAGCATTTCGGCGTTACGCCGGATATAATAACCCTCGCTAAGCCCCTCGGTGGCGGCTTACCTATAAGTGCGATAATCGGAAGGGCCGAGATAATGGACTCCCTGCCACCGCTCGGCCACACCTTCACGCTGAGCGGCAACCCAGTGGCGAGCAGAGCGGCCTTGGCAGTCATCGAGGAAATCGAAGAGAAAGATCTTCTTAGGAGAGCCAAAAAGCTCGGAAAGTATACGAAAAAGCGTCTTGAGAAGATGAAAGAGGAGCATGAACTCATCGGTGATGTCAGAGGGCTTGGACTGATGCTCGGCGTTGACCTCGTCAAGGACAGGGATACTAAGGAGAGGGCCTATGAGGAGGCAAGAAAAGTTGTATGGCGCGCCTACGAGCTCGGCCTTGTTTTGGCGTTCCTCCAGGGCAATGTGCTGAGGATCCAGCCGCCACTAACGATAGAGGAAGATGTGCTTGAAGAAGGTTTGAACAGGCTGGAGCAGGCGATAGCCGACGTCGAGGAAGGTAAGGTTCCAGATGACGTTCTTTCAAAGGTGCAGGGATGGTGA
- a CDS encoding uracil-xanthine permease family protein, whose translation MEAWEFERKKVLKIGIEDRVEPSKALVFGLQHVLAMFGATVTVPLVVGGAIGLSGDQVALMIQAVLLTMGIATLLQTTIGSRYPIVQGSSFAFIPGLIAIGSSIGMAAVQGALIVGGLIEAAIGWLGIIGKVRKLFTPLVTGVTIMLIGFSLAGVAVKNFLNFYADPSGSTVVSSVIVAGVTFLTTVFVALKAKGSLKAMPVVIGALVGYLVSIPIGLANFDLVKNLPAFSLPKLLPWGEPIFDTTAVVILLFAFMVSIIESVGDYHAIATVTGSEITEKHIARGIGSEGLACSIAGLLGACGTTSYSENIGVVALTKVGSRHVVQVGAVILILLSLVPKFAGVLASMPAPVLGGLTLALYGMISVTGLRLITEKVELNDRNTLILAAALVAGLGAPQLPAEFLAHFPEIVSSILESGMAVGALTAIILDRLL comes from the coding sequence ATGGAAGCTTGGGAGTTCGAAAGGAAGAAGGTTTTGAAGATTGGGATCGAGGATAGAGTTGAGCCCTCAAAAGCTTTGGTTTTTGGCCTTCAGCACGTTCTGGCGATGTTTGGAGCGACCGTCACTGTTCCGCTGGTCGTGGGCGGTGCAATAGGTCTCAGCGGCGACCAGGTTGCCCTCATGATACAGGCGGTTCTTCTGACTATGGGTATCGCGACGCTCCTGCAGACAACGATAGGCTCGCGCTACCCGATAGTCCAGGGTTCGAGCTTTGCCTTCATCCCAGGGCTGATAGCGATAGGCTCAAGTATTGGCATGGCTGCTGTACAGGGTGCACTTATCGTGGGGGGCTTGATTGAGGCGGCTATAGGCTGGCTCGGTATAATCGGCAAGGTCAGAAAGCTCTTCACACCCCTCGTCACAGGAGTTACAATAATGCTCATAGGCTTCAGCCTGGCGGGCGTTGCCGTCAAGAACTTCCTCAACTTTTATGCCGACCCAAGCGGAAGCACCGTCGTGAGCTCCGTCATCGTCGCGGGGGTTACCTTCCTCACAACAGTGTTCGTCGCACTGAAGGCAAAGGGCAGCCTCAAAGCAATGCCCGTTGTCATAGGTGCCTTGGTGGGATACCTCGTCAGTATCCCCATAGGCCTAGCCAACTTCGACCTTGTGAAGAACCTTCCAGCATTCAGCCTGCCCAAGCTTCTTCCCTGGGGTGAGCCTATATTTGATACGACGGCCGTTGTCATCCTGCTCTTCGCCTTCATGGTGAGCATAATCGAGAGCGTCGGCGACTACCATGCCATAGCGACCGTTACCGGCTCGGAAATAACGGAGAAGCACATAGCCCGAGGTATAGGCAGTGAAGGTCTGGCCTGCTCGATAGCCGGCCTTTTGGGGGCCTGCGGAACGACGAGCTATTCGGAGAACATAGGGGTCGTTGCCCTGACAAAGGTCGGGAGCAGGCACGTCGTTCAGGTCGGTGCAGTCATTCTAATCCTTCTGTCGCTGGTTCCCAAGTTTGCGGGGGTTCTGGCATCGATGCCGGCCCCAGTGCTCGGCGGTCTCACCCTGGCTCTCTATGGCATGATAAGCGTCACAGGGCTTAGGTTGATAACCGAAAAGGTCGAGCTCAACGACAGAAACACACTTATACTGGCTGCAGCTCTCGTAGCCGGCCTTGGAGCACCGCAGCTTCCGGCAGAATTCCTCGCCCACTTTCCGGAGATAGTTTCCAGCATACTTGAGTCAGGCATGGCGGTTGGAGCATTGACGGCAATAATCCTTGACAGGCTCCTTTGA
- a CDS encoding DUF996 domain-containing protein: protein MAIDVRNEKNFGLWGSILALVAAFMGAIPYIGVFGSTLSLIAFILVLLALKGIGDKVGDERPFKYYLYSVIVAIAGVVFAIVLILIGAITLPKGGMNEPYETFGIGMVLLGIILIIAVFILAVYFQKQAWEVMYEITGVEEFQKTAKWLWWGALTLIILIGSILLLIAAIYQIIAFSNMPEELEFRGTYRSPIY from the coding sequence ATGGCAATAGACGTCAGAAATGAAAAGAACTTCGGTCTCTGGGGATCAATCTTAGCGCTCGTCGCGGCGTTTATGGGAGCAATACCCTACATCGGCGTCTTTGGAAGCACGCTATCACTGATTGCATTCATACTGGTCTTGCTCGCCCTGAAGGGAATCGGAGATAAGGTTGGTGATGAGAGGCCTTTCAAGTATTACCTCTACAGCGTCATTGTGGCCATTGCAGGAGTAGTATTCGCAATAGTTCTCATCTTGATTGGAGCAATAACACTGCCGAAAGGCGGCATGAATGAGCCCTATGAGACATTCGGTATAGGGATGGTTCTGCTCGGCATCATACTCATAATCGCCGTGTTTATACTGGCAGTATACTTCCAGAAGCAGGCGTGGGAGGTCATGTACGAAATAACCGGGGTAGAAGAGTTCCAGAAGACCGCCAAATGGCTCTGGTGGGGTGCGTTAACACTCATAATACTCATAGGCAGCATCCTGCTGCTAATTGCCGCAATCTACCAGATAATAGCGTTCTCCAACATGCCTGAGGAGCTTGAGTTCAGAGGAACGTACAGGAGTCCCATCTACTAA
- the nuoI gene encoding NADH-quinone oxidoreductase subunit NuoI: MEVDFKVAPEEKVRKKPSFIKPWMGLKYLFKKPVTIKIPYERVQIAKDYRGFHTLDWKKCVGCNFCGQICPARAIEMTWIEVDGKMEKRPHPKIDYGRCTFCEFCVDVCPPGALGFIENYILTTEWKDEELELFDWVPIHPDKFREINEKFPDYRFPVEKIEFNKETKEVTYYLRDGEVMKFKILGYGIRPPKPPTKPAQKAAAKAAEKNDTKPVEKPTEKKEAGKIEEKKE, encoded by the coding sequence ATGGAGGTTGATTTTAAGGTCGCCCCAGAGGAGAAAGTCAGGAAGAAGCCATCATTCATCAAGCCCTGGATGGGCCTCAAGTACCTCTTCAAGAAGCCCGTTACTATCAAGATACCCTACGAGAGGGTACAGATAGCTAAGGACTACAGGGGATTCCACACCCTAGACTGGAAGAAGTGTGTCGGCTGTAACTTCTGCGGCCAGATATGTCCGGCGAGGGCAATAGAGATGACCTGGATAGAAGTGGATGGCAAGATGGAGAAGAGGCCACATCCAAAGATAGACTATGGCAGGTGTACCTTCTGTGAGTTCTGTGTCGACGTCTGTCCACCTGGAGCGCTGGGCTTCATCGAGAACTACATCCTCACCACCGAGTGGAAGGACGAGGAGCTGGAGCTCTTTGACTGGGTTCCAATCCATCCAGACAAGTTCAGGGAGATAAACGAGAAGTTCCCCGACTACAGATTCCCGGTGGAGAAGATAGAGTTCAACAAGGAAACGAAGGAGGTCACCTACTACCTGAGAGACGGAGAGGTCATGAAGTTCAAGATACTCGGCTACGGCATCAGACCGCCGAAGCCACCGACAAAGCCTGCTCAGAAGGCAGCCGCAAAAGCAGCGGAAAAGAATGATACCAAGCCTGTTGAAAAGCCCACTGAGAAGAAGGAAGCTGGGAAGATAGAAGAAAAGAAAGAATGA
- a CDS encoding NADH-quinone oxidoreductase subunit D, protein MVSQNELIREARENGMDLLPIDKDTYELFFGPQHMATENFSIILKMDGHRVVKAIANPGFLHRGFEKLAEYRPWHTNIALLLRICVPEPDVPEAIYSMAVDEIIGWEVPERAQWIRTTVLEMARVSAYLFWIMGLSFKLGVYTAGQWAAAYRERLMALFEQLTGARVYHIYTIPGGVRRDIPGDKWLRQLKDTVEYIRSKLSDFDNLVFENYVAHRRLEGIGVMDKKFALAEGVTGPNLRATGVPYDVRRADPYLLYPELDFEVPVLKEGDALARALIRRFELEQDLYILDQLLEMGPPSGPYKVEDPKLKNLPRFKVPAGDAFAHVESTKGDFGAYVVSDGKHKPYRVQIRGPSIAHGVRVLEQLLVGARIADVPVILMSLDNCPPDIDR, encoded by the coding sequence ATGGTTTCACAGAATGAGCTCATTCGGGAAGCGAGAGAAAATGGGATGGATCTGCTCCCAATCGATAAGGACACTTACGAGTTGTTCTTTGGCCCACAGCACATGGCTACTGAGAACTTCAGCATAATCCTCAAGATGGACGGTCACAGGGTTGTGAAGGCTATAGCCAACCCCGGCTTCCTCCACAGGGGCTTTGAGAAGCTCGCCGAGTACAGGCCGTGGCACACGAACATAGCGCTCCTCCTTAGAATCTGTGTTCCAGAGCCAGACGTCCCCGAGGCAATATACTCAATGGCCGTTGATGAGATAATCGGCTGGGAGGTTCCAGAGAGGGCTCAGTGGATTAGAACAACCGTCCTCGAAATGGCGAGGGTTTCCGCATATCTGTTCTGGATAATGGGTCTCAGCTTCAAGCTCGGTGTCTACACTGCCGGTCAGTGGGCTGCTGCCTACAGGGAGAGGCTGATGGCCCTCTTCGAGCAACTGACCGGTGCCAGGGTCTATCACATATACACCATCCCCGGCGGTGTCAGGAGGGACATTCCGGGCGACAAGTGGCTTCGCCAGCTCAAGGACACCGTCGAGTACATCAGGAGCAAGTTATCAGACTTCGACAACCTTGTCTTCGAGAACTACGTTGCCCACAGGAGGCTTGAGGGAATTGGAGTGATGGACAAGAAGTTTGCCCTCGCCGAAGGCGTCACTGGGCCAAACCTCAGAGCCACCGGCGTTCCCTACGACGTGAGGAGGGCAGATCCATACCTGCTCTATCCAGAGCTCGACTTCGAGGTTCCCGTCCTGAAGGAGGGCGATGCCCTCGCGAGGGCTTTGATAAGGCGCTTCGAGCTTGAGCAGGATCTTTACATCCTCGACCAGCTCCTCGAGATGGGACCGCCGAGCGGACCGTATAAGGTTGAAGATCCCAAGCTCAAGAATCTCCCGAGGTTTAAGGTTCCGGCTGGAGATGCATTTGCCCACGTGGAATCAACGAAGGGCGACTTTGGTGCCTATGTCGTCAGTGATGGAAAGCACAAGCCGTACAGAGTGCAGATAAGGGGCCCAAGTATAGCCCACGGAGTCAGGGTTCTCGAGCAGCTCTTGGTTGGAGCAAGAATAGCCGACGTCCCCGTGATATTGATGAGCCTTGACAACTGTCCACCAGACATTGACAGGTGA
- a CDS encoding NADH-quinone oxidoreductase subunit C — protein MGEVKWEREQMLVDKILEKAPYAEGKVRRERRIEFSIPADRIRDFLMLLRDNDFELMLQITTVDWPNDGELELIYQMWSVTHRTHAMVRTRIPRDLDKARMPTVKDIYPVAETYERDAHDFFGVYFEGNEKMEMPWILDDTEQGLFPHRKDFDMLTYVKKKYKLLDRFDEDKDNYVI, from the coding sequence ATGGGGGAAGTTAAGTGGGAGAGAGAGCAGATGCTCGTTGACAAAATCCTTGAAAAAGCCCCCTACGCCGAGGGCAAGGTGCGGCGCGAACGGAGGATTGAGTTCAGCATTCCGGCAGACAGGATAAGGGACTTCCTCATGCTGCTCAGGGATAACGACTTCGAGCTCATGCTCCAGATAACGACCGTCGACTGGCCCAACGACGGTGAGCTTGAGCTTATCTATCAGATGTGGAGCGTGACCCACAGAACCCACGCCATGGTCAGAACACGGATTCCGAGGGATCTCGATAAGGCAAGGATGCCAACCGTCAAGGATATCTACCCTGTGGCTGAGACCTACGAGAGGGACGCCCACGACTTCTTTGGAGTCTACTTCGAGGGCAATGAGAAGATGGAGATGCCGTGGATCCTCGACGATACCGAGCAGGGGCTCTTCCCGCACAGAAAGGACTTCGACATGCTGACCTACGTGAAGAAGAAGTACAAGCTGCTCGACAGGTTCGATGAGGATAAGGACAACTACGTGATTTGA